The Myxococcales bacterium genome window below encodes:
- a CDS encoding FAD-dependent oxidoreductase, producing the protein MALRFPNLFSPLRIRNLTLKNRIGSSGHDTCLADHTLPGDAMVAYHRARAKGGAGLIVLEVSGVHESARYTAEMMLATHDDCIPGFRRIAEAVHEYDCVVIGQLFHPGREILSSPSGTAPVAYSSSDVPNERFHVTPRAVPKNVIQEIVQGFGQSAARLVRAGLDGVEIVASHGYLPDQFMNPRVNQRTDEYGGSLDNRLRFLRECIESIRANIGDRAIGLRISGSSWDSDGLQRDEILEMCAALDGDGEIDYYSVTAGSSASIMGSIHIAPPMGSYESAYVAPDGKALKAVVSKPVMVTGRITTPGVAEQIISRGEGDICGMTRAMICDEQLANKALEDRADEIRECIGCNQACIGHMHVGAPISCIQHPESGRELIYGERKPAKKRRRIMVVGGGPGGMKAAAVAAERGHDVTLYEATEQLGGQALLAQQLPGRGDFGGLITNLNRELEQAGVRVITKLGVDVERIRKESPDAVILATGARPRTPEIEQADDAHVLGAWEVISGQARPGTSVVVADWRCDWIGLGLAELLARDGCRVRLCVNGMMPGETIQQYVRDPWLGTMHKLGVEVIPLVRLAGVDSDTVYFEHTLSGEPLMCEEVDTLVHSLGHVSVNALERELQASDYSGNIMALGDCVCPRTAEEAVLEGLELGSAV; encoded by the coding sequence ATGGCACTTCGTTTTCCCAATCTATTTTCCCCGCTTCGCATCCGGAACCTCACGCTCAAGAATCGAATCGGCTCTTCAGGCCACGACACCTGCCTGGCGGATCACACGCTTCCCGGCGATGCAATGGTCGCCTACCACCGCGCGCGAGCGAAGGGCGGAGCTGGACTGATCGTTCTCGAAGTCTCTGGAGTGCACGAGTCTGCGCGTTATACCGCGGAGATGATGCTCGCGACCCACGACGACTGCATTCCAGGCTTCCGGAGAATTGCCGAAGCAGTTCACGAGTACGATTGCGTCGTAATCGGTCAGCTATTCCATCCGGGTCGCGAGATCCTGTCTTCGCCGAGCGGCACGGCTCCCGTCGCCTACTCGTCGTCGGATGTTCCCAACGAGCGCTTCCACGTCACCCCCAGGGCTGTCCCGAAAAATGTGATTCAGGAAATCGTCCAGGGCTTTGGCCAGAGCGCGGCCCGGCTCGTTCGGGCCGGTCTGGATGGCGTGGAGATCGTTGCCAGCCACGGATACCTGCCCGATCAGTTCATGAATCCGCGAGTCAATCAGCGAACAGACGAGTACGGTGGGAGTTTGGACAACCGCCTTCGCTTCCTGCGCGAGTGCATCGAATCCATTCGCGCCAACATCGGCGACCGCGCCATCGGCTTGCGTATCTCGGGAAGCTCGTGGGATTCCGACGGACTGCAGCGCGACGAGATCCTCGAGATGTGCGCGGCCTTGGATGGTGACGGCGAGATCGACTACTACAGCGTAACGGCGGGCTCCTCTGCGAGCATCATGGGCTCCATTCACATTGCGCCGCCGATGGGTTCGTACGAAAGCGCCTACGTGGCGCCGGACGGCAAGGCCCTCAAGGCAGTCGTTTCCAAGCCCGTCATGGTTACCGGTCGCATTACGACACCCGGGGTGGCCGAGCAGATCATCAGTCGTGGCGAGGGAGACATCTGCGGCATGACCCGCGCGATGATCTGCGACGAACAACTCGCGAACAAGGCATTGGAAGATCGTGCCGACGAGATCCGCGAGTGCATCGGCTGCAATCAGGCATGCATTGGGCACATGCACGTCGGTGCGCCGATCTCGTGCATTCAACACCCCGAATCCGGGCGGGAGCTCATCTACGGTGAGCGAAAGCCAGCGAAGAAAAGACGCCGCATCATGGTCGTAGGTGGAGGGCCCGGTGGCATGAAGGCCGCGGCGGTTGCGGCGGAACGCGGTCACGACGTGACACTCTACGAAGCGACCGAGCAGCTCGGCGGGCAGGCGCTATTGGCGCAACAACTGCCGGGACGCGGCGACTTCGGCGGACTCATCACAAATTTGAATCGCGAACTCGAACAAGCCGGAGTTCGCGTAATCACCAAGCTTGGCGTCGACGTGGAGAGGATTCGAAAAGAGAGCCCCGACGCCGTCATCCTGGCAACCGGTGCAAGGCCCCGAACCCCCGAGATCGAGCAGGCAGACGACGCCCATGTGCTGGGGGCCTGGGAGGTCATCTCGGGACAGGCGCGCCCAGGCACCTCCGTCGTGGTCGCCGACTGGCGCTGCGACTGGATCGGACTCGGGCTCGCCGAGCTACTCGCGCGCGATGGCTGTCGCGTGAGGCTCTGCGTGAACGGAATGATGCCGGGGGAGACGATCCAGCAATACGTGCGCGACCCCTGGCTGGGCACGATGCACAAACTGGGGGTCGAAGTCATTCCCCTGGTGCGCCTGGCCGGCGTTGATTCAGACACGGTCTACTTCGAGCACACCTTGAGCGGCGAGCCTCTCATGTGCGAGGAGGTCGACACGCTCGTGCACTCCCTGGGGCACGTTTCGGTCAATGCGCTCGAACGGGAACTCCAAGCCAGCGACTACTCGGGAAACATCATGGCGCTAGGCGACTGCGTCTGCCCGAGGACCGCCGAAGAAGCCGTCCTCGAGGGTCTGGAACTGGGATCGGCCGTCTAG
- a CDS encoding SDR family oxidoreductase gives MGSVLITGGTSGIGLATCRALAADGYRVFATSRNEPADSLGEHIDWIAMDVCSDESVDKAVTQVLAACGSLDALVCNAGFGIFGSIEEVSMEAYQRQLDTNLGGVLRVLKRVLPQMREARSGRIALVGSIGGRAPIPFQAHYSASKAAVEAIAGALYNEVRPFGIGVSLIEPGDINTPFNAAMEWNEGSNSHYAERIRSCEQVILESLPKAPGPEVVANAIVKALTAKRPRFRYTIGPDSLMMPLGKRLLPDWLVLRLIRDHFKI, from the coding sequence ATGGGTTCGGTACTCATAACCGGCGGAACATCCGGCATTGGCCTGGCAACTTGTCGGGCACTCGCGGCAGACGGCTACCGAGTTTTTGCGACCAGTCGAAACGAGCCGGCGGATTCTCTCGGCGAGCACATCGACTGGATCGCGATGGATGTCTGCAGCGATGAATCCGTCGACAAAGCGGTGACCCAGGTGCTCGCTGCCTGTGGTTCCCTCGACGCGCTGGTTTGCAACGCGGGCTTTGGAATCTTCGGCAGCATCGAAGAAGTCTCCATGGAAGCGTACCAGCGACAACTCGACACCAACCTGGGGGGGGTGCTCAGGGTATTGAAGCGAGTGCTTCCGCAAATGCGCGAAGCGCGCAGTGGACGCATCGCGCTGGTGGGATCGATCGGTGGCCGCGCTCCGATCCCGTTTCAAGCCCACTACTCCGCAAGCAAGGCCGCCGTCGAAGCCATCGCGGGTGCGCTCTACAACGAAGTGCGTCCCTTTGGAATTGGCGTGAGCTTGATCGAGCCGGGGGACATCAACACTCCATTCAATGCCGCCATGGAATGGAACGAAGGCAGCAACTCCCACTACGCCGAACGCATACGCAGCTGCGAGCAAGTCATTCTCGAATCGCTCCCGAAAGCTCCCGGCCCCGAAGTCGTCGCGAACGCTATCGTAAAAGCCCTGACCGCGAAGCGACCGCGCTTTCGCTACACGATCGGTCCAGACTCTCTGATGATGCCCCTTGGTAAGCGATTGCTGCCGGACTGGTTGGTGCTGCGCCTCATCCGCGATCACTTCAAGATCTAG
- a CDS encoding CPBP family intramembrane metalloprotease — protein sequence MERVGQVGRTGDEERGDRSLPNPFSPLFTALYVAAWTLVMFQGWGSRIDSSPTAWLSDPANTAQRVIVRDLELAEANESPGLLQPVRRALFGSFEEVLDVSVAIQRDATESIAARVGIEGDGEDEGFEDLLQSNAGLSVLLAEAGELQKAFERAEQTLDPEIESAIRTIYGARVGDKPTTPKVNRRALESLAEAGLSDWLLERPAVRLLARAGKTEPAANISRRIERRGARWQRRVEALTAANYLLIAAGAVLLAAMARGAAQRKFPPHNSSANNVVPWSMALGFAVLVRADFWNRFYFVTLNQLAIQFSQPEWLDPFYTWGTLIASLPLLWLIHRYLLVSSPVGFFKTFGLSPTQLRASAVFSIAAAALAIDLLGTTALAWGSWGLGFEGHWAEGLDETLIWGSTREVIESCIDYMLWTPIFEELVFRGLLFYTLRNRFGAWEAAAMSAVLFSAIHFYSLPGFLMTFWSGFVWAIAFERARSLLPGILAHSVYNLFFVLGILLVYR from the coding sequence ATGGAACGCGTTGGACAAGTAGGCCGGACGGGAGATGAAGAGCGGGGCGACCGTTCCCTGCCCAACCCGTTCTCGCCGCTCTTCACCGCGCTCTATGTAGCGGCCTGGACCCTGGTGATGTTTCAGGGTTGGGGATCGCGCATCGACAGCAGTCCCACGGCATGGCTCTCCGATCCGGCCAATACGGCACAGCGAGTCATTGTTCGCGACCTGGAACTCGCCGAAGCCAATGAGAGCCCAGGTCTGCTTCAGCCGGTTCGTCGCGCCCTGTTCGGATCCTTCGAAGAGGTGCTCGACGTCTCGGTCGCAATCCAGCGCGATGCGACTGAATCCATTGCGGCCCGAGTGGGGATCGAAGGCGACGGCGAAGATGAAGGCTTCGAAGATCTCTTACAGTCGAACGCCGGCCTGAGCGTCTTGCTCGCCGAGGCGGGCGAACTGCAAAAAGCCTTCGAACGCGCGGAACAGACTCTCGACCCCGAGATTGAATCTGCCATCCGAACGATCTACGGAGCGAGGGTCGGGGATAAACCCACGACGCCGAAGGTCAATCGTCGAGCCCTCGAAAGTCTGGCCGAGGCGGGGCTTTCGGATTGGCTGCTCGAACGACCCGCAGTCCGCCTGCTTGCGCGCGCGGGCAAGACCGAGCCTGCTGCGAATATTTCGCGCCGCATTGAACGACGCGGAGCACGTTGGCAGCGTCGGGTCGAGGCCTTGACCGCGGCCAATTATCTGCTGATCGCCGCCGGAGCCGTGCTGCTCGCCGCGATGGCGCGAGGCGCAGCGCAAAGAAAATTCCCCCCGCACAACTCATCCGCAAACAACGTCGTTCCCTGGTCGATGGCCCTGGGTTTTGCCGTGCTCGTTCGCGCCGACTTCTGGAACCGCTTCTACTTCGTCACCCTCAACCAACTGGCGATTCAGTTTTCTCAACCCGAATGGCTGGACCCCTTCTATACCTGGGGAACGCTGATTGCGTCGCTGCCTCTGCTTTGGCTCATCCATCGCTACCTGCTGGTGTCGTCGCCCGTCGGGTTCTTCAAAACGTTCGGCTTGAGTCCGACACAGCTGCGCGCTTCCGCGGTTTTTTCCATCGCCGCCGCCGCCTTGGCGATCGATCTGCTGGGCACGACGGCCCTCGCATGGGGAAGTTGGGGACTGGGGTTCGAAGGGCACTGGGCCGAAGGGCTCGATGAGACGTTGATCTGGGGATCAACCCGGGAGGTGATCGAAAGCTGTATCGACTACATGCTCTGGACTCCCATCTTCGAGGAACTCGTGTTCCGCGGCCTGCTCTTTTACACCCTGCGCAACCGCTTTGGAGCATGGGAAGCTGCGGCAATGAGTGCTGTGTTGTTCAGTGCGATTCACTTCTATTCCCTGCCGGGGTTTCTGATGACTTTTTGGAGCGGCTTCGTCTGGGCGATCGCGTTTGAACGCGCGCGCAGTCTGCTGCCCGGAATCCTGGCGCACTCGGTCTACAATTTGTTCTTCGTGTTGGGCATCTTGTTGGTCTATCGCTAA
- a CDS encoding metallophosphoesterase gives MITLGHLSDLHATDPSRASLAALSNKRFFGWLSWNLRRSRNYKREIATAMFDDLKRESPDHVAVTGDLINISLPHEFEAAGRMLRTLGSPDWVSVVPGNHDAYVKMPFERGWAHWLRYLESDPAESDNVSNSADTDDHSNMFSFPGRLPSVRIRGDLALVGVCTALPTKLFVAAGKVGARQLEQLETTLEALRARDLCRVVLVHHPVVDAHVSKRRRLRDSAELRRVLERAGAELVIHGHNHRSEFKTLAGKDGAIPVVGVRSASYGGTNPDKTAQYHIYQFERATDPEGSRFRVSLRVREWDAGSRTFVEIGQERTLPL, from the coding sequence TTGATCACTCTGGGACATCTTTCCGATCTCCACGCCACCGATCCGAGTCGGGCCAGTCTCGCCGCGCTGTCGAACAAGCGTTTCTTTGGCTGGCTCTCGTGGAATCTCCGACGCAGTCGCAACTACAAACGAGAGATTGCCACGGCCATGTTCGACGATCTCAAACGCGAGTCTCCGGATCATGTGGCGGTGACCGGTGACCTGATCAACATTTCACTTCCTCACGAGTTCGAAGCTGCAGGGCGTATGTTGCGCACCCTTGGAAGTCCCGACTGGGTTTCGGTCGTGCCGGGCAATCACGACGCCTATGTGAAGATGCCCTTCGAACGCGGGTGGGCACATTGGTTGCGCTACCTCGAGTCAGACCCCGCGGAGTCCGACAATGTGTCCAATTCAGCGGATACCGATGACCATTCGAACATGTTCTCATTTCCGGGCAGGTTGCCAAGTGTGCGTATTCGCGGCGATCTTGCGCTTGTCGGCGTCTGCACGGCACTGCCGACAAAGCTCTTCGTGGCGGCGGGAAAGGTGGGAGCCAGGCAGCTCGAGCAGCTGGAAACGACCCTCGAAGCCCTGCGTGCGCGCGATCTTTGTCGCGTCGTCCTGGTGCATCACCCGGTGGTCGATGCGCACGTTTCGAAGCGACGTCGGCTGAGGGATTCGGCCGAGCTGCGTCGTGTTCTCGAGCGCGCGGGCGCCGAGCTGGTGATCCACGGACACAATCATCGAAGTGAGTTCAAGACACTCGCTGGAAAGGACGGCGCCATTCCGGTCGTCGGCGTTCGCTCCGCGTCGTACGGCGGTACCAATCCAGACAAGACTGCGCAGTATCACATCTATCAGTTCGAGCGCGCGACGGATCCCGAAGGCTCGCGCTTTCGGGTGTCGCTGCGCGTTCGAGAATGGGATGCGGGGTCGCGGACGTTCGTCGAAATCGGGCAGGAGCGAACGCTACCGCTGTGA
- a CDS encoding nucleotidyltransferase family protein → MSSPCFDVLVLAGRRDENDELARAAGATHRALLDIAGIPMLVRVLEILVSHERIGAILLCSDSLDLMTSVPRVAELVSRSQLRLLPAESSPSRSVLAGIEAIEAENPAGQTRNPVLVTTADHALLDHAMLDHFFDAACAGGADMVAGLVSETLIVRRFPDAKRTYLPFRGERYSGANLFAFMTPAARKILDFWLRAEQHRKQPWRMVSTFGFVSLLLFISRRLDLAAAFRRVSDVVGIVVAAVEMPTAEAAVDVDKLSDWELVKNIFAERERSSTPSQR, encoded by the coding sequence GTGTCGAGCCCGTGCTTTGATGTTCTGGTACTCGCCGGACGCAGAGACGAAAACGACGAACTCGCTCGCGCAGCCGGCGCCACCCATCGTGCACTGCTCGACATCGCGGGCATACCCATGTTGGTTCGCGTGCTCGAAATCCTGGTCTCCCATGAGCGTATTGGCGCGATCCTGCTGTGCAGCGACTCCCTGGATCTGATGACGAGCGTGCCCCGGGTCGCCGAACTGGTTTCGCGATCCCAGCTGCGGCTGCTTCCCGCCGAATCGTCGCCGAGCCGCAGTGTGCTGGCGGGAATTGAGGCGATCGAGGCCGAAAATCCGGCGGGCCAGACCCGCAATCCCGTGCTCGTCACCACCGCCGACCACGCCCTGCTCGACCACGCGATGCTCGACCACTTCTTTGATGCCGCCTGCGCAGGGGGCGCCGACATGGTGGCGGGGCTGGTCTCAGAAACGCTGATCGTCCGGCGCTTTCCCGACGCAAAGCGAACCTACTTGCCCTTCCGCGGCGAGCGTTACAGCGGAGCCAATCTATTTGCCTTCATGACCCCCGCAGCACGCAAGATCTTGGACTTCTGGCTCCGCGCCGAGCAGCACCGAAAGCAGCCCTGGCGGATGGTCAGCACGTTTGGCTTCGTTTCACTGCTGTTGTTCATCTCGCGGCGACTCGACCTGGCGGCGGCCTTTCGCCGAGTTTCTGATGTCGTGGGGATTGTCGTTGCGGCGGTGGAGATGCCGACCGCCGAAGCCGCGGTCGATGTCGACAAGCTGAGCGATTGGGAGCTCGTCAAGAACATCTTTGCCGAGCGCGAGCGAAGCTCAACCCCTTCACAGCGGTAG
- the kdsA gene encoding 3-deoxy-8-phosphooctulonate synthase, with translation MRIASIEIGGGAPLALIAGLNVLEDESSALASARTIAEIASRHDLPLIFKASFDKANRSQVTAFRGPGIEAGLEMLAAVKRETKLPVLTDIHEPNQAEIVAQVVDCIQVPAFLCRQTDLLAACAATGLPVNVKKGQFIAPSNMNVLVEKLKHFGCENVLLTDRGTQFGYNNLVADMTALIEMRAFAPVCFDATHSVQKPGSLGGASGGSREFVAPLARAAVAVGIDVLFVEAHPDPENALCDGPSQITFAALDQMLGEVRALDRVRREA, from the coding sequence GTGCGGATCGCTTCAATCGAAATTGGCGGAGGAGCGCCGCTAGCCCTGATCGCGGGGCTCAATGTCCTGGAAGACGAGTCGAGCGCGCTGGCTTCGGCTCGTACGATCGCCGAAATTGCCTCGCGTCACGACTTGCCACTCATCTTCAAGGCTTCCTTCGACAAGGCCAATCGCTCCCAGGTCACTGCCTTCCGCGGTCCTGGGATCGAAGCGGGACTCGAAATGCTGGCCGCGGTCAAGCGCGAAACCAAGCTGCCTGTGCTGACCGACATCCACGAACCGAACCAGGCAGAGATCGTCGCGCAAGTCGTCGACTGTATTCAAGTACCCGCTTTTTTGTGTCGCCAGACGGACTTGCTGGCTGCATGTGCGGCCACGGGACTTCCCGTGAACGTCAAAAAGGGACAGTTCATCGCGCCATCGAACATGAACGTCCTGGTGGAGAAGCTCAAGCATTTCGGTTGCGAAAATGTTCTGCTCACCGATCGCGGTACTCAATTCGGTTACAACAACCTGGTCGCGGACATGACCGCCCTGATCGAGATGCGAGCGTTTGCGCCGGTTTGTTTCGATGCCACTCACTCCGTTCAAAAACCCGGATCACTGGGTGGCGCTTCGGGGGGAAGCCGCGAATTCGTGGCGCCGCTGGCCCGGGCCGCGGTCGCGGTCGGCATCGACGTGCTCTTCGTCGAAGCACATCCCGACCCGGAGAACGCCTTGTGTGATGGACCCAGTCAGATCACGTTTGCCGCGCTCGATCAAATGTTGGGCGAAGTTCGGGCGCTAGACCGCGTGAGGCGAGAAGCGTAG
- a CDS encoding glutathione S-transferase family protein: MSEQENHAEKSLSIYEFSGCPYCIRVRSFLAGLGETVELRDVSTDRSHLEELVRATGSQMVPCLRIESCDGEAQWVHESGDIIEYLREHFARN; this comes from the coding sequence ATGTCTGAACAAGAAAATCATGCAGAAAAAAGTCTCTCGATCTATGAGTTTTCCGGCTGCCCCTACTGCATCCGGGTACGAAGCTTTCTCGCCGGATTGGGCGAGACCGTAGAGCTGCGAGATGTCTCCACCGATCGCTCGCATCTCGAGGAGCTCGTCCGCGCGACGGGCAGCCAGATGGTGCCCTGCCTGCGAATCGAATCGTGCGACGGCGAAGCGCAGTGGGTGCACGAATCCGGCGACATCATCGAATACTTGCGGGAACACTTCGCGCGCAATTGA